The following coding sequences are from one Saprospiraceae bacterium window:
- a CDS encoding DUF4835 family protein translates to MKQIFLTVLVCLVCSPLVQSQELLAKVRVNAPNLVISDKNIFVQMENNIREFLNSQKWTDDKFENNEKVKCSFQFNISGDLGNNLYTADIQVQSTRPVFNSTYETTLLKISDNAVQFTFDPYKPIENSKSTYYDNLSSVLTYYALLIVAMDYESFGLEGGDSYLNSLKNMINTMPSNGIAADKKWQNKIDLSYNRYKLIETLKDPRMKLFRRVYYEYHRLCLDGMEKDKDNARRIMTNAIEDLVKLNTEFPNTWALQIFVNAKSNELVEIYKQAPLQEKQRIYQALLLLDPSNNSAYNVLKS, encoded by the coding sequence ATGAAACAAATATTCCTTACTGTTTTAGTCTGCTTAGTATGTAGTCCTCTGGTGCAATCACAAGAATTACTCGCCAAAGTCAGAGTAAATGCACCGAATCTGGTAATCAGCGACAAGAATATTTTTGTCCAGATGGAAAACAACATCAGGGAATTCCTAAATTCTCAAAAATGGACAGACGATAAATTTGAAAACAACGAAAAAGTAAAATGCAGTTTTCAGTTCAATATCAGTGGTGACTTAGGCAACAACCTCTACACAGCTGACATCCAAGTTCAGTCTACAAGACCCGTATTCAATTCCACTTACGAAACCACACTGCTCAAGATCTCCGACAATGCGGTCCAGTTTACCTTTGACCCCTACAAACCTATTGAAAATAGCAAATCTACATATTATGATAATTTATCAAGTGTTTTGACTTATTATGCCCTGTTGATCGTCGCTATGGATTACGAAAGTTTTGGTCTTGAAGGTGGTGACAGCTACCTCAACTCCCTCAAAAACATGATCAACACCATGCCTTCCAACGGTATTGCAGCAGACAAAAAATGGCAGAATAAAATAGACCTGTCTTACAATCGCTACAAACTCATAGAGACTCTCAAAGATCCTCGTATGAAACTTTTTAGAAGGGTATATTACGAATACCACCGCTTGTGCTTGGACGGTATGGAAAAAGACAAGGACAATGCCAGACGCATCATGACGAATGCTATAGAAGACCTGGTCAAGTTAAATACTGAATTTCCCAACACCTGGGCGCTCCAGATTTTTGTCAATGCAAAAAGTAACGAATTGGTAGAAATCTATAAGCAAGCTCCTCTCCAGGAAAAACAAAGAATTTATCAGGCATTGTTATTGCTTGATCCATCAAATAATAGTGCATACAATGTACTAAAGTCTTAA